A portion of the Streptomyces coeruleoprunus genome contains these proteins:
- a CDS encoding M14 family metallopeptidase, which translates to MRRGARTILAAASLLMAGLVAAPVAGAEQNDHGNDDTLSVWHATVTKEQVPLLLEAGTDGHELTERVPDRGSATVEVHLTGAQADALRAKGVTLTEHTLPDAAERRVAAAGDGVFRPYSGPGGLKEEILATGRNHPGLTKVVSIGKSLRGQDILAVKVTKGARTSPDGSRPATLYLSNQHAREWITPEMTRRLLHHYLGQYGKDPRVTRIVDTTELWFVLSANPDGYDHTHADPANRQWRKNLRDNNGDGRITPGDGVDLNRNFSYKWGYDNEGSSPDPADETYRGSGPMSEPETRALDAFQKRIGFTYGVNYHSAAQLLLYGVGWQVATPSPDDTALKALAGTPAKPAVPGYRPQLSSELYTTNGEADGHASNVNGMLMFTPEMSTCATVSRIDPNDAWEPADCASVFTFPDDEKLIQQEFAKNIPFALAVAESTTRPDDPVSPVGAEAPDFTPDTFTTSYARDRGQPVAVTARKSLRDKELHYRVNGGRTHERDLTPWRGGSTYGGEDNHHFDEYRATVKGARPGDKVEVWFTATTRDGRRTASTPFTYTVAERPRADLLVLAEEGGTTPARHTAAYTTALADNGRRAAVWDVATQGAPHPLAVLGHFRGVVWYTGDQRPSGATTLAVRSYLNDGGKLINAGEQAGGFAVIGRALSNDFAQYYLGAHHRAGLAAPPSFTGTGPFARTTVPLAGAEGNPLDNAGAYTVTSESLPPASFPWFGSAAAGDYPGVRTPFEPYEGTSFAAARHADNAWMRLSRTVDLTGVTAADKPSLRFRISYDTEPAYDHVIVEARTAGQDDWTTLPDVHGGTSTEVPADCGEGFYVGGHPFLGRYLTVGTHGCEATGTSGTWNAFSGASNGWRQAAVDLGAYAGKQVELSVSYVTDPGTAETGVFVDDTALVVGSAVRDREGFETALGPWSVPGPPAGSRANASDWARSPALFHSYASVTTRDTVLLGFGLEHVTGRAERAALAGKALRALRR; encoded by the coding sequence ATGAGACGCGGAGCGAGAACGATCCTCGCCGCGGCTTCACTGCTGATGGCCGGCCTGGTGGCGGCACCCGTCGCCGGGGCGGAGCAGAACGACCACGGGAACGACGACACGCTTTCCGTGTGGCACGCCACCGTCACCAAGGAGCAGGTGCCGCTCCTGCTCGAAGCCGGCACCGACGGCCACGAACTGACCGAGCGGGTTCCCGACCGGGGCTCCGCCACCGTCGAGGTCCACCTCACCGGCGCCCAGGCCGACGCCCTGCGCGCCAAGGGGGTCACCCTCACCGAGCACACCCTCCCCGACGCCGCCGAGCGGCGCGTCGCCGCCGCCGGCGACGGAGTGTTCCGCCCGTACAGCGGTCCCGGCGGGCTCAAGGAGGAGATCCTCGCGACGGGCCGGAACCACCCGGGCCTCACCAAGGTCGTCAGCATCGGCAAGTCCCTCAGGGGCCAGGACATCCTCGCCGTCAAGGTCACCAAGGGCGCCCGGACCTCCCCGGACGGGTCCAGGCCCGCGACCCTCTACCTCTCCAACCAGCACGCCCGCGAGTGGATCACCCCGGAGATGACCCGGCGGCTGCTCCACCACTACCTCGGCCAGTACGGCAAGGACCCGCGCGTCACGCGGATCGTCGACACCACCGAACTGTGGTTCGTGCTCTCGGCCAACCCGGACGGCTACGACCACACGCACGCCGACCCCGCCAACCGCCAGTGGCGCAAGAACCTCCGCGACAACAACGGCGACGGCCGGATCACCCCCGGCGACGGCGTCGACCTCAACCGCAACTTCTCCTACAAGTGGGGCTACGACAACGAGGGTTCGTCCCCCGACCCGGCCGACGAGACCTACCGCGGCAGCGGCCCCATGTCCGAGCCCGAGACCCGCGCCCTCGACGCCTTCCAGAAGCGCATCGGCTTCACGTACGGCGTCAACTACCACTCCGCGGCGCAGCTGCTGCTCTACGGCGTGGGCTGGCAGGTCGCCACCCCCAGCCCGGACGACACCGCGCTCAAGGCGCTCGCCGGCACCCCGGCCAAGCCGGCCGTCCCCGGCTACCGTCCGCAGCTCTCCTCGGAGCTGTACACCACCAACGGCGAGGCCGACGGCCACGCGTCGAACGTCAACGGGATGCTCATGTTCACCCCCGAGATGTCGACCTGCGCCACCGTCTCCCGCATCGACCCGAACGACGCCTGGGAACCCGCCGACTGCGCCTCCGTCTTCACGTTCCCCGACGACGAGAAGCTGATCCAGCAGGAGTTCGCCAAGAACATCCCCTTCGCGCTCGCCGTCGCCGAGTCCACCACCCGCCCGGACGACCCCGTCTCGCCGGTCGGCGCCGAGGCACCCGACTTCACCCCCGACACCTTCACCACCTCCTACGCGCGCGACCGCGGCCAGCCCGTCGCCGTCACCGCCCGCAAGTCGCTGCGCGACAAGGAGCTCCACTACCGCGTCAACGGCGGCCGTACGCACGAACGCGACCTGACCCCCTGGCGCGGCGGCAGCACCTACGGCGGCGAGGACAACCACCACTTCGACGAGTACCGCGCCACCGTGAAGGGCGCCCGCCCCGGCGACAAGGTCGAGGTCTGGTTCACCGCCACCACCCGCGACGGCCGGCGCACCGCCTCCACCCCCTTCACCTACACCGTCGCCGAGCGGCCCCGCGCCGACCTGCTCGTCCTCGCCGAGGAGGGCGGCACGACACCCGCGCGGCACACCGCCGCGTACACCACCGCCCTCGCCGACAACGGGCGCCGGGCCGCCGTCTGGGACGTCGCCACCCAGGGCGCCCCGCACCCCCTCGCCGTCCTCGGCCACTTCCGCGGCGTCGTCTGGTACACCGGCGACCAGCGCCCCTCCGGCGCGACCACCCTCGCCGTACGCTCCTACCTCAACGACGGCGGCAAGCTGATCAACGCCGGGGAGCAGGCCGGCGGCTTCGCCGTCATCGGCCGGGCCCTGTCCAACGACTTCGCCCAGTACTACCTCGGCGCCCACCACCGCGCCGGGCTCGCCGCCCCGCCGTCCTTCACCGGCACGGGACCCTTCGCGCGGACGACCGTCCCGCTCGCCGGGGCGGAGGGCAACCCGCTCGACAACGCCGGCGCCTACACGGTCACCTCCGAGTCGCTGCCGCCCGCCTCCTTCCCCTGGTTCGGCAGCGCCGCCGCCGGCGACTACCCCGGCGTCCGCACACCGTTCGAGCCCTACGAGGGCACGAGCTTCGCCGCCGCACGGCACGCCGACAACGCCTGGATGCGGCTCTCCCGCACCGTGGACCTCACGGGCGTGACCGCCGCCGACAAGCCGTCCCTGCGGTTCCGGATCAGCTACGACACCGAGCCGGCCTACGACCACGTGATCGTCGAGGCCCGCACCGCCGGCCAGGACGACTGGACGACCCTGCCGGACGTCCACGGCGGCACCTCCACCGAGGTCCCCGCCGACTGCGGCGAGGGCTTCTACGTGGGCGGACACCCCTTCCTCGGCCGCTACCTCACCGTCGGGACCCACGGCTGCGAGGCCACCGGCACCAGCGGCACCTGGAACGCCTTCAGCGGCGCGTCCAACGGCTGGCGGCAGGCCGCCGTGGACCTCGGCGCCTACGCGGGCAAGCAGGTCGAGCTGTCCGTCTCGTACGTGACCGACCCCGGCACGGCCGAGACGGGCGTCTTCGTCGACGACACCGCACTCGTCGTCGGCTCCGCCGTCCGGGACCGCGAGGGCTTCGAGACC